Genomic DNA from Procambarus clarkii isolate CNS0578487 chromosome 34, FALCON_Pclarkii_2.0, whole genome shotgun sequence:
TTTTCCCAGTACGATTCTCCTGGCATTGAGACGTTAAACTAGGATTGTTTGCAGACGAAACAGGCTTCCCGAGTGTATATTTATAGTCTTGTAATGATGGAAGCgagttcattgttctctgtttactctgtgacaacaccactctCCTCAGCATTATATATTCCTCAGTATTGACACCACCCTCTCCTCCCTCAGCACTATACATTCCTCAGTATTGACACCACCCTCTCCTAGCTCCCTCAGCACTATACATTCCTCAGTATTGACACCACCCTCTCCTCCCTCAGCATTATACATTCCTCGGTATTGACACTATCCTCTCCTCCCTCAGCACTATACATTCCTCAGTATTGACACCATCCTCTCCTCCCTCAGCACTATACATTCCTCAGTATTGACACCATCCTCTCCTCCCTCAGCACTATACATTCCTCAGTACTAACACCACTGTATTTTAACTCGTCTCCATACTGTTACAACTGGAATGTCGCTGTTTTTACTAAacgtatataataattataataataataataataataataataatatatatatttttattattattaataatattattaataatattattattaatattattattattattattattattattattattattattattattattattattattatatattaatctgAATTAAGTTACCAAAACTCAATCGATGGCTAAACACATCAAGGGTTCTGTAATAAAGCGACCATTTTCCAGTGTCTCTGGGCACTTTACAGATAGTTTTCGTTTTTAAATGCACAACTTCCACTAAAACTAATGTCACAAACACGTTGAACACACCACTTGTCTTTAGTCGAAAGCGTTCCCAAGCAAGCGGGGCCAGAAGGGATGCACACTGGCACTTTCTTacccaccaggggccagattcacgaagcagttacgcaaatacttacgaacgtttacatctttcctcaatctttgacggctttggttacatttattaaacagtttacaagtataaaaacttcccaattaaccgttattattgttataaacagcctcctggtgcttcggagctcattaacggtttaataattgtaaacaaagccgccaaagattgtgatAAGATGTACAGGTGTGTaagtacttcgtgaatctggcccacaaTGCCACATTGGGCATGACTTAAAGTTTAACTTAACTCGCCACAGTACGGTACACCAGTTGTAAGGGAATAAACCACAGAGCGCTGGGTGGAGTCGTCGAGAAAGTAGCACACGAGGGGCAAGCGGTCTTCTGTGTGTCTGGCTACCTCACTGGTGTGCTTACTTACTGACTACTGAGTGCTAGTATGAGTGTTCTCTACTGGCTGAGTATTACCATCACGGACCTTCTTATTTGAGGTACGTTCGAACAGAGGGTTTATTTGAACGAGCTGTGCACAGGGTAATGATGCGGGAAAACCCGTTCTCGCATTTGTACGGAATCGATTATTCCGgtaaaaatgcgacgtattgtGAAAATTAAAGCTCTGTAATATGGACGTTTTCTGTGCATGCACCTCGATAGGTTATGCCGGTTACTAGGGTTTGTACATTTCTAATTAGGCAAAAAGTTGCATATTTTAAGGCGTGGTAAATTAGGAGAACGGGCTGGCCTGTTAGGCAGAAGCTATATATGCTAAGCAAAGTCCCCTTAGCAAACGACTGATTTTTCCTAGGACGCAATCAACGAAAGgtttctaactcctaggtacctatttactgctaggtgaacaagtgcaTAAGATGAAAGGAAACGTACCTAAAGCCGCCTGATCCTCAGATAAGAGGTGCAGATCTCGTAAATAAACACGTAAGTCTTTAAGATCTATTGTTTACCTCACAACTGCTTTGTTATTTCGGTTGCCACTTTTGTTGTATTTTTTATATCTTTTTGTAAATATAAGAGGTTATATACCTATTTTTAAGCCATTGTCATTATATGGTATGTGGTTAAGGGGAGGATTTTACTTATTTTGTTCCTTACAAAGGTATTGGTATGAGGATGGTCATTATTTTGTCTGTCCCGTTAATTAATTTGTAAATATCTGTCCATCATTAGTCAAGCAGGGAGCAGCGAACCCTGAAGTGAATCTTCAGCGAACCCTGTGTTTGCTATACTCTCAGCGATAACAATAATCACGATAACAATAATTCATTTTATATGCAAGACAGTGAATGTAAATTATTTGACAAGACAAATAGAACTGTAAGAGTTATTTACTGAGCATACATAACAAATCAACAATGAAGGAAGGTGATGAGGCTGATGACTGATGTATGGTAGCCTAGCGGCCATGGGCCAGGCGACCAGTGCATGCATAGTATACAAAAAACATAATAAACACTGCATATATGTGCACCGAGAggtgtatctgtgtatatatatacagagtaTCTGTGGagatctgtgtatatatatatacagagtttACTTCAGTCCTGGACTATGTATAACCCTCAAAAGGTTGTGATAGGCCTTATATAATACCCAATACCAAACCAATCACAATATTCCAGTTGCGACTTTTTCATAGTATGagctgattttttttaattaaaaattttCAATTAAGAACAATGAATTTGCATAATTAGTTGCTTCGTGCTTAACCCCCACACTAAATTAAATCATCAACCCACAGTCGATAATATCATCTACACCATAATACAGTCCACACTAACATACACACCACTTTACAATCTCATTTGAAATATTAACGGCCGAGGTACGCACGTGGTAAAAATGGAGTGGAAGCACACCTGTTTGTGAGTGGCAGGTGGAGCCGTCGGAGCAAACAGGAGGCCCGCCGGGTGAATATAATGCAGTGCCACGAGGTAAAATAACAGGTGAGGGATCAGTGTGTGTGAGCAGCCAAGCCTGGGAAAAGCAGACTTATATCAACCGTGCAGCTGACGTCTTGAGAAAACAATGTTCTGGGTGGGAGGGTGGAGGCGGGGATACAGGGGGGCAGAGACTTGGTGTTTTGGAAACGAGGTGCTGGGGGGAGACGGGAGGCGGGTAAGGAATGTTAAGTTATATTCATAATGAAAAAGGAGTAATCAATGTATCTTCATgcctttagtttagtttaatttgtGATTTATGGAACTCATACCCACCCAGTGGGTGATGCAGAGAGATTAGTCAAGATAatgggtttaggaacgttactctGTATTCTTTGTACAATTTACATTTATGATGATCCAGTTACAAACAATTTAAATTAGCCTCATATTTGTGCCCAAGTTACAAGATAAGTAGATTCTAGTTGAAACACTACAGTAAGGCTGTAATTTGAGGGCTGTGGCATGAAGTATTTTAATTATGTTAAATCGAGTATATTATTGTAAACTGAATACGAGTGTTTAACTTGTAGCCTCTCCCTGTACCTTTGGCATAGAGCATTTTGATCGTCTGCATGATAACATGTATCATGCAAAAGAAGCATCTGCTAGACACTTTATTTAGATCAAATCTTTCTGGATTGTGTATATCAGCCGTCAATATGTTTAAGTACATGTTTgtttttgtaattattattaattgcTATTAGTATGATGTGCTCAGTAAGATGTCCAATTTGTCAGGGTCTTGCTTAATAAATAAAATACCCTACACCCTCCCCAGTCCTAATGTTGAATGAAAATGCATTCGAAATTTAAGTGACCTTCCTACGATGTGATTTAACAAACATGCACCTGTGCAAGAGCTTTTCCATTCACCTGTGCAAGAGCTATAATATATACCTGTGAAAGAGCTTTGCCATACACCTGTGCAAGAGCTTTGCCATACATCTGTGCAAGAGCTTTACAATACAACTGTGCAAGAGTTTTCTATACACCCGTGCAAGAGTTTTACCATACACCAGATAACGTACATTATACTTAGGATTGTTTATTTACGCCTTGGTCAAATAAGGTGGAATAGTTACTGATCCAATGTTTAAAATTCCGTTCACAGCATTCCAAATTTTATATACAATAGCACAAAACGCGAACTTTTTTGTGGGGAGCAAATCGGTCCATTTTTGTATGTTCGACCAAATAGTTTCTATAATTACTATAATTTTTAGAGGGTGGGCTGGAGAAGTGTAGTTTTTAGTGATTGTGTGGTGACAGCCTCCCCCGAGGGTAGGCCTTCGTGGATGTCAAGGAGGCAATGTTTTTTTGAAAGTCCTCGACACTGTATACCCATTACACACATAAAACATGTCTGGCTTCTAAATTAATGTCATAACTTGATGCCTTATtttcagaaaaaaatagatatcgtTGGATGTTGCAGGTATGTATGGCGGAAAATTATAATTTTAATTCGTTTATTTCTTATTTCGAGTGTTTGAATGTTTGTTAGGGAAAGGGGGGGAATATTTGATGATGTATTCATTTGTTTTCAGATATGTGGATagcggttgtggttgtggttgtggtggtagtagggGTGTGCGAGTGCCGGGTGGAAGATGGTAGACGGTACACGTGGGGAGACGCCCTTACTGACCCTGATGCCCTCGGCCCCGATGGTAATCCATACCCTAGGTCAGTACCCCCAAGTCTTTGTGGGGCTTTATCGTCTCCATCATATGATTATTTTAATAAATTGTCTCCTGCTGCTTCTATTTCTGTTGTTATTGATGATGCTCCTGCTGTTACTGTGGCTCCCTCTGTACTGCGTTTATTTACTGATCTGTTACCAGCATGCAGAATGGTATTTATAGCGTAAGAAATTAGTGCTATTCTCACTGTTCCTTATGACAAAATTTGCTGCTTCTCAtactttttttattgttttttttttgcttaTGTTACTTCGAAGGTAGGGATTAAGTTATGAATTTAGTCTTGTAGTACAGTATCTATTTAGTAAGTGTGTTGCAAATGCTGATTTTCCCCATGATTATGGTCAGATCAAATAAATTTATAATGGACTGAAGGCCTGCCATTCATATGTACTTCATGGCATTTTGCTGACcgttacaacacattctagatccTTCAACTCACTCGGGCTCTAGGCTGCTGACCCTGCCAGCACGGTACTATATTTACCACAAATCCTGTCTTTGCTGCCCATAGGCTACAACACATCTGTTCACCACTAACCTCAATTTCCCATGCCCACAGTCACATTTGCAGTTCCTGGTGGCCAGTGGGCCCGTACCTCGCAAGCAgtttggtcctgggttcgactCCTAGCCAGTgaggattgactaggtgccaatccttaattATTCGCCTATGTTCACCCATCTGTAATTAGATATCTGGTTGTTAACCAATTAGGGGGTCGTATCACAGGGaaaaactagtgggtaaggcttaccaccCAGCCCGTTCTTGCAAGCGATCCCAACGTCTGGAAATTGTTGCACTacagtgccctaacctaaccaacccagagGACCCACGaagagaaaacggaacagtatatCAATTTCGGGAGCCGCAATAATTTTCTTGTACATTAGTTGGGTAAAGTATACATTAAAGTATACattaaaatgcgacgtgctatgatAGGATTGGTTGACCATGAAGCCCGTCCTCCTGAGCGTTCCCAtgtagttttagattcagctactggaaacaaaacgctccaagtagcacgggctatggcgagcccgtagtggccttacctggcacaggagcggggctgtttgTCTACAACAGCTATAGATGAGCGTTCCCAGCGTCACTAAACTGTTGTACTAAATTgcctgaacctaacctacccgaaggcccacaaacagaaaacgggtaCATCACAATAATTTCGCGAGCCCTACTatttttagtacatcagttaTTTGGCCGTAGGTaaagtgtacgtcaaaatgcgatgtgctATTAGGAGAACGGGTTGTACCATGAGTTAGGGGAAGAGAAAGCTCTCAGTCTACTAACATGAGTCAAAAGTGGTCTGTTTTGGTCTGTTCCTATACCCATCTGtgtaaaaaacaaacaaaaatatatGTTCACCCCTAACCTCGTCCTCCATGTCCACAGCGCTCTGGTAAATCGGCTGTACACTGAAGGCGATTTTGGGCCTCCTCGGAGCGCGAGGAAGGGTCGAACCCTGCACCCAACCCtggaccccagcaccaccaggaaCAGACTCCTTGCCAAATACCAGGATGCCAACCTCGGCCAGCTCGCACCAGAGGGTCAGTCTCTACTTGAGTTCATGCAGTGCCATTGATACAGCACAACATAGCATTAATATTTCTTAGTTTTAATTAAACATACAGGAGTGGTTAATGTGAATACCTTTGGCAAGGTTGTCTACTGACATTTCCCCACTCCCGTTCCCACAAAGCTAGAATTTCAGTATTGTAACTTTAAAGTACTGCCCAATACTTTCAAACTTTATCTTCGTAAGTCTGCGGAGGCAGACTTTCATTCATCTGGGCTGTatatgggtctcgaaccgtggaccccacgtgtgtgaggccgatGCTCTATCAACTCTGCTATGAGCAgcctttaaaaaaaaagaaaattttcagaagcagcatcctgctgtcAAATTGAAATTTTCAACTTACCCTGACCACTAGTGAAGCTCAGAGGAATTACTGACCCACGCCCACGTCATATAAATTGTCATCTACACTTCcaaggaaataaacattccattcacctggactgtatgtatgtattgaaattgaaataagtttattgaggtaaaatacacacaaagggatgaggtagctcaagctattctcaccccgttactgtatgtatgtatgtatgcgacccttaagcccaggtgaatggaatgttaaaTAGACTAACCAtcgtgcgagatggggacttttattattatcactgctaccttattcacgcttgtgctcatgatatcctcataacgaacccagagtctgtcagtgcagattacttatcacgtgcctctgtatgactaaccatcttgcgagatggggactcttattatcactgctaccttattcactcttgtactcatgatatcctcataacgaacccagagtctgtcagtgcagactacttatcacatgcctctgtatgactaaccatcctgtgtgatggaggattttttagcatcacgtagctagctttttgacacactgtactccctttcatatagtctagggtagctgcacaaattcagatgtacctaatgtattaataaaaaaaaaggctaAATAGTTTGTGTCATCAAGAGCATCATGGTagtttaaaaatgtgacagttttGAGTATAATTATCTTAAAGCAGAATGATTTTAGAATATGATGTATTGACCGCCTCAGGTAGGAGTATGACATCATCACCTGCGGCAGAGAACCAGGTAAGGACGGCTGCCTCCGTCAAGTCCCCCATGTCCTCCACCAGCCCCTCCGTCTCGTCGTCACCGTCACCGTCGTCGTGTCCTCCCGGCCCTCCGGCTAGGCTATGCCGGACCAAATTCAACACGACGGCGCCGATGTATGGCATCAGTCTCACGTCAGGCCGGCCTGTCACCATCGTCCAGAAGTTCCCTGATCTCTTGCAGCAAGTTATCTTCGAAGTGTGCGAGTGAGTCTTTCTGGGCTGGAGGAAGTGGTTCTTGTAGCGATTTTGTTAATTGTTTCAATGCAATATCTTGTTGTTTCATAGTATTGAGACTTATAACACTCATTATTCTTCAAAGGAGGACACGTTTCATTGAAACTTGAATGTGTAGGTTAATAGCTATATATGTTCTTTTGTTTCCTTAGTTTCCATGCTACCTAAATTGTCTCATAATATAGACTTTAAATCTACGGATACGTCACAATTTTACACAAGACAGTTCGCCAACGAATTTTAAAACCTAGGTaattttacctaacctaactcaaaccaaATTATCCTAACacagcctaacctaaactaatattAATAcatcctaacctaatatatatatacggtagTGACAACCAGAAAACAAATTTAGTCGAACCGTCTTGTGTAAGATTTCATCATACCCCCAAATCCACAactgttatatatattataataacacTGAACTTCCTGTTGATACTGAACAATGTAGATAACCACGAAATTATTTTAGACCGTTTAATGTTTGTATAAAACCCAAAAGTAGTTCTCACATTAaatgagaattttttttttggtgagCTCACTATAGCCACCTACACAACCCCCACCTCTACTCACGCCTTcacctacccccaccaccaccacactcacaccttcaccttcccccacca
This window encodes:
- the LOC123762071 gene encoding uncharacterized protein isoform X1; translation: MADMWIAVVVVVVVVVGVCECRVEDGRRYTWGDALTDPDALGPDGNPYPSALVNRLYTEGDFGPPRSARKGRTLHPTLDPSTTRNRLLAKYQDANLGQLAPEGRSMTSSPAAENQVRTAASVKSPMSSTSPSVSSSPSPSSCPPGPPARLCRTKFNTTAPMYGISLTSGRPVTIVQKFPDLLQQVIFEVCESKSCDIVQGACVQTYVPYLFLVIPLGPVTLTGQDYVLVESGCACQPKYSQAASIPSPLDAIPGLE
- the LOC123762071 gene encoding uncharacterized protein isoform X2: MWIAVVVVVVVVVGVCECRVEDGRRYTWGDALTDPDALGPDGNPYPSALVNRLYTEGDFGPPRSARKGRTLHPTLDPSTTRNRLLAKYQDANLGQLAPEGRSMTSSPAAENQVRTAASVKSPMSSTSPSVSSSPSPSSCPPGPPARLCRTKFNTTAPMYGISLTSGRPVTIVQKFPDLLQQVIFEVCESKSCDIVQGACVQTYVPYLFLVIPLGPVTLTGQDYVLVESGCACQPKYSQAASIPSPLDAIPGLE